A part of Meleagris gallopavo isolate NT-WF06-2002-E0010 breed Aviagen turkey brand Nicholas breeding stock chromosome 28, Turkey_5.1, whole genome shotgun sequence genomic DNA contains:
- the ETV7 gene encoding transcription factor ETV7 isoform X4, whose protein sequence is MSARNFHPSMRLISFPQGEVTLGSSSPVAAALLPAWGRHTHSDEGHGLALPGRLSDVLYELLQYIKTQRRALMYSPLLNSPFREAKGTGEGLWKMSWDPPQCSTRFSLSGMDGGAEAVPDAPPPCLEHTELPPSHSLHQPLNVSHPSTEGSCGAESIRSFPTAPLAPVDGKIADCRLLWDYIYQLLSDSRYEPYIKWEDKEAKLFRIVSPHGLAHLWGNHKNRMNMTYEKMSRALRHYYKLNIIKREPGQKLLFRFLKTPEEIIQEKSSRLEQLENEEHEELREELLEVSVQDTTEGCVCSAVQGDLCSAGKCQHLLLPAQKAAEGVLDSKSCLEPKL, encoded by the exons ATGTCAGCCCGGAATTTCCATCCATCGATGcgtttaatttcttttccccaggGTGAAGTGACGCTCGGCTCTTCCAGCCCAGTGGCTGCAGCTTTGCTCCCAGCCTGGGGCAGACACACTCACAGCGATGAGGGGCATGGCCTGGCACTGCCTGGCAGGCTGA GCGATGTGTTGTATGAATTACTCCAGTACATTAAGACTCAAAGAAGAGCTCTGATGTACAGCCCTTTGCTGAATTCACCCTTCCGAGAGGCCAAGGGCACAGGGGAAG GGCTCTGGAAGATGTCCTGGGATCCACCTCAGTGCAGCACAAGGTTTTCCCTTTCAGGGATGGATGGTGGTGCAGAGGCTGTCCCGGATGCTCCCCCACCCTGCCTGGAGCACACTGAGCTGcccccatcccacagcctcCATCAGCCCCTGAACGTCTCCCACCCCAGCACTGAGGGCAGCTGCGGGGCAGAATCCATCCGCTCTTTTCCTACAGCCCCATTGGCACCAGTGGATGGGAAAATCGCAg actgcaggctgctgtgggaTTACATCTACCAGCTCCTGTCCGACAGCCGCTACGAGCCCTACATCAAGTGGGAGGACAAAGAGGCCAAGCTCTTCCGCATCGTAAGCCCCCATGGACTCGCCCATCTCTGGGGGAACCACAAG AACCGCATGAACATGACCTACGAGAAGATGTCCCGAGCGCTCAGACATTACTACAAGCTTAACATCATCAAAAGGGAACCGGGGCAGAAGCTGCTGTTCAG ATTTCTGAAGACACCCGAGGAGATCATCCAGGAGAAATCCAGCaggctggagcagctggagaaCGAGGAGCACGAGGAGCTcagggaagagctgctggaggTTTCAGTGCAGGACACCACGGAAGgctgtgtgtgcagtgctgtgcagggggacttgtgctctgctgggaagtgccagcacctcctgctccctgcacagaaggcagcagagggggTCCTGGATTCCAAAAGTTGCCTTGAGCCAAAGCTGTGA
- the ETV7 gene encoding transcription factor ETV7 isoform X2, translating into MQGEVTLGSSSPVAAALLPAWGRHTHSDEGHGLALPGRLRIQPSLWSKDDVIHWLRWAEGEYSLQQTDESKFEMNGKALCILTKDDFRFRAPGSGDVLYELLQYIKTQRRALMYSPLLNSPFREAKGTGEGLWKMSWDPPQCSTRFSLSGMDGGAEAVPDAPPPCLEHTELPPSHSLHQPLNVSHPSTEGSCGAESIRSFPTAPLAPVDGKIADCRLLWDYIYQLLSDSRYEPYIKWEDKEAKLFRIVSPHGLAHLWGNHKNRMNMTYEKMSRALRHYYKLNIIKREPGQKLLFRFLKTPEEIIQEKSSRLEQLENEEHEELREELLEVSVQDTTEGCVCSAVQGDLCSAGKCQHLLLPAQKAAEGVLDSKSCLEPKL; encoded by the exons ATGCAG gGTGAAGTGACGCTCGGCTCTTCCAGCCCAGTGGCTGCAGCTTTGCTCCCAGCCTGGGGCAGACACACTCACAGCGATGAGGGGCATGGCCTGGCACTGCCTGGCAGGCTGA GGATCCAGCCCTCATTGTGGAGTAAGGACGATGTCATCCACTGGCTCAGGTGGGCAGAGGGGGAGTATTCCCTTCAGCAAACAGATGAAAGCAAGTTTGAAATGAATGGCAAAGCACTGTGCATCCTCACCAAGGACGACTTCAGGTTCCGCGCTCCTGGCTCAG GCGATGTGTTGTATGAATTACTCCAGTACATTAAGACTCAAAGAAGAGCTCTGATGTACAGCCCTTTGCTGAATTCACCCTTCCGAGAGGCCAAGGGCACAGGGGAAG GGCTCTGGAAGATGTCCTGGGATCCACCTCAGTGCAGCACAAGGTTTTCCCTTTCAGGGATGGATGGTGGTGCAGAGGCTGTCCCGGATGCTCCCCCACCCTGCCTGGAGCACACTGAGCTGcccccatcccacagcctcCATCAGCCCCTGAACGTCTCCCACCCCAGCACTGAGGGCAGCTGCGGGGCAGAATCCATCCGCTCTTTTCCTACAGCCCCATTGGCACCAGTGGATGGGAAAATCGCAg actgcaggctgctgtgggaTTACATCTACCAGCTCCTGTCCGACAGCCGCTACGAGCCCTACATCAAGTGGGAGGACAAAGAGGCCAAGCTCTTCCGCATCGTAAGCCCCCATGGACTCGCCCATCTCTGGGGGAACCACAAG AACCGCATGAACATGACCTACGAGAAGATGTCCCGAGCGCTCAGACATTACTACAAGCTTAACATCATCAAAAGGGAACCGGGGCAGAAGCTGCTGTTCAG ATTTCTGAAGACACCCGAGGAGATCATCCAGGAGAAATCCAGCaggctggagcagctggagaaCGAGGAGCACGAGGAGCTcagggaagagctgctggaggTTTCAGTGCAGGACACCACGGAAGgctgtgtgtgcagtgctgtgcagggggacttgtgctctgctgggaagtgccagcacctcctgctccctgcacagaaggcagcagagggggTCCTGGATTCCAAAAGTTGCCTTGAGCCAAAGCTGTGA
- the ETV7 gene encoding transcription factor ETV7 isoform X1, translating to MSARNFHPSMRLISFPQGEVTLGSSSPVAAALLPAWGRHTHSDEGHGLALPGRLRIQPSLWSKDDVIHWLRWAEGEYSLQQTDESKFEMNGKALCILTKDDFRFRAPGSGDVLYELLQYIKTQRRALMYSPLLNSPFREAKGTGEGLWKMSWDPPQCSTRFSLSGMDGGAEAVPDAPPPCLEHTELPPSHSLHQPLNVSHPSTEGSCGAESIRSFPTAPLAPVDGKIADCRLLWDYIYQLLSDSRYEPYIKWEDKEAKLFRIVSPHGLAHLWGNHKNRMNMTYEKMSRALRHYYKLNIIKREPGQKLLFRFLKTPEEIIQEKSSRLEQLENEEHEELREELLEVSVQDTTEGCVCSAVQGDLCSAGKCQHLLLPAQKAAEGVLDSKSCLEPKL from the exons ATGTCAGCCCGGAATTTCCATCCATCGATGcgtttaatttcttttccccaggGTGAAGTGACGCTCGGCTCTTCCAGCCCAGTGGCTGCAGCTTTGCTCCCAGCCTGGGGCAGACACACTCACAGCGATGAGGGGCATGGCCTGGCACTGCCTGGCAGGCTGA GGATCCAGCCCTCATTGTGGAGTAAGGACGATGTCATCCACTGGCTCAGGTGGGCAGAGGGGGAGTATTCCCTTCAGCAAACAGATGAAAGCAAGTTTGAAATGAATGGCAAAGCACTGTGCATCCTCACCAAGGACGACTTCAGGTTCCGCGCTCCTGGCTCAG GCGATGTGTTGTATGAATTACTCCAGTACATTAAGACTCAAAGAAGAGCTCTGATGTACAGCCCTTTGCTGAATTCACCCTTCCGAGAGGCCAAGGGCACAGGGGAAG GGCTCTGGAAGATGTCCTGGGATCCACCTCAGTGCAGCACAAGGTTTTCCCTTTCAGGGATGGATGGTGGTGCAGAGGCTGTCCCGGATGCTCCCCCACCCTGCCTGGAGCACACTGAGCTGcccccatcccacagcctcCATCAGCCCCTGAACGTCTCCCACCCCAGCACTGAGGGCAGCTGCGGGGCAGAATCCATCCGCTCTTTTCCTACAGCCCCATTGGCACCAGTGGATGGGAAAATCGCAg actgcaggctgctgtgggaTTACATCTACCAGCTCCTGTCCGACAGCCGCTACGAGCCCTACATCAAGTGGGAGGACAAAGAGGCCAAGCTCTTCCGCATCGTAAGCCCCCATGGACTCGCCCATCTCTGGGGGAACCACAAG AACCGCATGAACATGACCTACGAGAAGATGTCCCGAGCGCTCAGACATTACTACAAGCTTAACATCATCAAAAGGGAACCGGGGCAGAAGCTGCTGTTCAG ATTTCTGAAGACACCCGAGGAGATCATCCAGGAGAAATCCAGCaggctggagcagctggagaaCGAGGAGCACGAGGAGCTcagggaagagctgctggaggTTTCAGTGCAGGACACCACGGAAGgctgtgtgtgcagtgctgtgcagggggacttgtgctctgctgggaagtgccagcacctcctgctccctgcacagaaggcagcagagggggTCCTGGATTCCAAAAGTTGCCTTGAGCCAAAGCTGTGA
- the ETV7 gene encoding transcription factor ETV7 isoform X5, with translation MSARNFHPSMRLISFPQGEVTLGSSSPVAAALLPAWGRHTHSDEGHGLALPGRLRIQPSLWSKDDVIHWLRWAEGEYSLQQTDESKFEMNGKALCILTKDDFRFRAPGSGMDGGAEAVPDAPPPCLEHTELPPSHSLHQPLNVSHPSTEGSCGAESIRSFPTAPLAPVDGKIADCRLLWDYIYQLLSDSRYEPYIKWEDKEAKLFRIVSPHGLAHLWGNHKNRMNMTYEKMSRALRHYYKLNIIKREPGQKLLFRFLKTPEEIIQEKSSRLEQLENEEHEELREELLEVSVQDTTEGCVCSAVQGDLCSAGKCQHLLLPAQKAAEGVLDSKSCLEPKL, from the exons ATGTCAGCCCGGAATTTCCATCCATCGATGcgtttaatttcttttccccaggGTGAAGTGACGCTCGGCTCTTCCAGCCCAGTGGCTGCAGCTTTGCTCCCAGCCTGGGGCAGACACACTCACAGCGATGAGGGGCATGGCCTGGCACTGCCTGGCAGGCTGA GGATCCAGCCCTCATTGTGGAGTAAGGACGATGTCATCCACTGGCTCAGGTGGGCAGAGGGGGAGTATTCCCTTCAGCAAACAGATGAAAGCAAGTTTGAAATGAATGGCAAAGCACTGTGCATCCTCACCAAGGACGACTTCAGGTTCCGCGCTCCTGGCTCAG GGATGGATGGTGGTGCAGAGGCTGTCCCGGATGCTCCCCCACCCTGCCTGGAGCACACTGAGCTGcccccatcccacagcctcCATCAGCCCCTGAACGTCTCCCACCCCAGCACTGAGGGCAGCTGCGGGGCAGAATCCATCCGCTCTTTTCCTACAGCCCCATTGGCACCAGTGGATGGGAAAATCGCAg actgcaggctgctgtgggaTTACATCTACCAGCTCCTGTCCGACAGCCGCTACGAGCCCTACATCAAGTGGGAGGACAAAGAGGCCAAGCTCTTCCGCATCGTAAGCCCCCATGGACTCGCCCATCTCTGGGGGAACCACAAG AACCGCATGAACATGACCTACGAGAAGATGTCCCGAGCGCTCAGACATTACTACAAGCTTAACATCATCAAAAGGGAACCGGGGCAGAAGCTGCTGTTCAG ATTTCTGAAGACACCCGAGGAGATCATCCAGGAGAAATCCAGCaggctggagcagctggagaaCGAGGAGCACGAGGAGCTcagggaagagctgctggaggTTTCAGTGCAGGACACCACGGAAGgctgtgtgtgcagtgctgtgcagggggacttgtgctctgctgggaagtgccagcacctcctgctccctgcacagaaggcagcagagggggTCCTGGATTCCAAAAGTTGCCTTGAGCCAAAGCTGTGA
- the ETV7 gene encoding transcription factor ETV7 isoform X3 — translation MSARNFHPSMRLISFPQGEVTLGSSSPVAAALLPAWGRHTHSDEGHGLALPGRLRIQPSLWSKDDVIHWLRWAEGEYSLQQTDESKFEMNGKALCILTKDDFRFRAPGSGDVLYELLQYIKTQRRALMYSPLLNSPFREAKGTGEGMDGGAEAVPDAPPPCLEHTELPPSHSLHQPLNVSHPSTEGSCGAESIRSFPTAPLAPVDGKIADCRLLWDYIYQLLSDSRYEPYIKWEDKEAKLFRIVSPHGLAHLWGNHKNRMNMTYEKMSRALRHYYKLNIIKREPGQKLLFRFLKTPEEIIQEKSSRLEQLENEEHEELREELLEVSVQDTTEGCVCSAVQGDLCSAGKCQHLLLPAQKAAEGVLDSKSCLEPKL, via the exons ATGTCAGCCCGGAATTTCCATCCATCGATGcgtttaatttcttttccccaggGTGAAGTGACGCTCGGCTCTTCCAGCCCAGTGGCTGCAGCTTTGCTCCCAGCCTGGGGCAGACACACTCACAGCGATGAGGGGCATGGCCTGGCACTGCCTGGCAGGCTGA GGATCCAGCCCTCATTGTGGAGTAAGGACGATGTCATCCACTGGCTCAGGTGGGCAGAGGGGGAGTATTCCCTTCAGCAAACAGATGAAAGCAAGTTTGAAATGAATGGCAAAGCACTGTGCATCCTCACCAAGGACGACTTCAGGTTCCGCGCTCCTGGCTCAG GCGATGTGTTGTATGAATTACTCCAGTACATTAAGACTCAAAGAAGAGCTCTGATGTACAGCCCTTTGCTGAATTCACCCTTCCGAGAGGCCAAGGGCACAGGGGAAG GGATGGATGGTGGTGCAGAGGCTGTCCCGGATGCTCCCCCACCCTGCCTGGAGCACACTGAGCTGcccccatcccacagcctcCATCAGCCCCTGAACGTCTCCCACCCCAGCACTGAGGGCAGCTGCGGGGCAGAATCCATCCGCTCTTTTCCTACAGCCCCATTGGCACCAGTGGATGGGAAAATCGCAg actgcaggctgctgtgggaTTACATCTACCAGCTCCTGTCCGACAGCCGCTACGAGCCCTACATCAAGTGGGAGGACAAAGAGGCCAAGCTCTTCCGCATCGTAAGCCCCCATGGACTCGCCCATCTCTGGGGGAACCACAAG AACCGCATGAACATGACCTACGAGAAGATGTCCCGAGCGCTCAGACATTACTACAAGCTTAACATCATCAAAAGGGAACCGGGGCAGAAGCTGCTGTTCAG ATTTCTGAAGACACCCGAGGAGATCATCCAGGAGAAATCCAGCaggctggagcagctggagaaCGAGGAGCACGAGGAGCTcagggaagagctgctggaggTTTCAGTGCAGGACACCACGGAAGgctgtgtgtgcagtgctgtgcagggggacttgtgctctgctgggaagtgccagcacctcctgctccctgcacagaaggcagcagagggggTCCTGGATTCCAAAAGTTGCCTTGAGCCAAAGCTGTGA